The proteins below come from a single Paramormyrops kingsleyae isolate MSU_618 chromosome 25, PKINGS_0.4, whole genome shotgun sequence genomic window:
- the LOC111844583 gene encoding SLAM family member 5-like isoform X1, which produces MDKHCLGMAVLRLTCWLAGLCLTSVHAEVQQVQGIVEGAFTFPAPVFSTGTLLYGNIGTVAMVMPGSSNTDLKEKFRGRLRWDSKTGLFTITDLQIQDSGQYKVDNSDGVKKVTAYQLTVYNHVSEPRLSAGGSCWVLCSVENGRDVTLSWYRGTERLNQTSSPDLSTSLSLPLEIEHRYTYYCEAKNPVSSQNLTLEIPANCSKTLGDDIPSRMSFLAHVPVGCCFVLIIYIIITVIYLKKKKRAVNNSVLQEDRDQDTLSVEKEQQT; this is translated from the exons GACTCTGTCTGACATCTGTCCACGCTGAGGTACAGCAGGTGCAAGGCATTGTGGAAGGGGCTTTCACTTTTCCTGCCCCAGTTTTTTCTACTGGCACCCTGTTGTATGGGAATATCGGCACTGTGGCCATGGTGATGCCAGGGAGCAGTAACACAGACCTGAAGGAGAAATTCAGAGGCAGACTGCGGTGGGACAGTAAGACGGGACTCTTCACCATCACCGATCTGCAGATCCAGGACTCTGGCCAGTATAAAGTGGATAACAGTGATGGAGTGAAGAAAGTTACAGCATATCAGCTGACTGTATACA ATCACGTGTCTGAACCCAGACTGTCGGCCGGTGGGAGCTGCTGGGTTCTGTGTTCTGTGGAGAACGGGAGAGACGTCACCCTGTCCTGGTACAGAGGGACTGAGAGACTGAATCAAACCAGCAGCCCTGACCTCAGCACCAGCCTGTCTCTCCCCCTGGAGATAGAACACAGATACACCTATTACTGTGAAGCAAAGAACCCAGTCAGCTCACAGAACCTCACACTGGAGATACCAGCAAACTGCAGCAAAACCTTGG GTGACGACATTCCCTCCCGCATGAGTTTTCTAGCCCATGTGCCTGTGGGATGTTGTTTTGTACTTATCATCTATATCATCATCACTGTCATCTacctgaagaagaagaaaagggcTGTTAATAACTCTGTTCTGCAG GAAGACAGGGACCAGGACACACTGAGCGTGGAGAAAGAACAACAGACCTGA